One Drosophila kikkawai strain 14028-0561.14 chromosome 3L, DkikHiC1v2, whole genome shotgun sequence genomic window carries:
- the Atg3 gene encoding ubiquitin-like-conjugating enzyme ATG3 → MQSVLNTVKGTALNVAEYLTPVLKESKFRETGVLTPEEFVAAGDHLVHHCPTWQWAAGDETKTKPYLPKDKQFLITRNVPCYRRCKQMEYVGEETLVEEESGDGGWVETHQLNDDGTTQLEDKICELTMEETKDEMHTPDSDKSAPGTAPGAEDEDEDDDEAIDMDDFEESGMLELVDPAVATTTRKPEVEPKAAGTSAGATAGGEASGGGDSAVLHTRTYDLHISYDKYYQTPRLWVVGYDEQRKPLTVEQMYEDVSQDHAKKTVTMESHPHLPGPNMASVHPCRHADIMKKIIQTVEEGGGQLGVHLYLIIFLKFVQTVIPTIEYDFTQNFNMS, encoded by the exons ATGCAAAGCGTACTCAATACCGTAAAAGGCACGGCGCTCAATGTGGCCGAATATCTAACGCCCGTACTGAAG GAATCCAAATTCCGTGAGACAGGCGTCCTGACACCCGAGGAGTTTGTGGCCGCCGGCGATCACTTGGTGCATCATTGCCCCACCTGGCAATGGGCGGCCGGAGATGAGACCAAGACGAAACCTTACCTACCAAAGG ATAAGCAATTCCTGATAACGCGCAATGTGCCCTGCTATCGACGCTGTAAGCAGATGGAATACGTTGGCGAGGAGACCCTGGTGGAGGAGGAGTCTGGCGATGGCGGTTGGGTTGAGACCCACCAGCTCAATGATGACGGCACCACCCAGCTGGAGGATAAAATCTGTGAACTGACAATGGAGGAGACGAAG GATGAAATGCACACTCCAGATAGCGATAAATCTGCACCAGGCACTGCACCTGGAGCCGAAGATGAGGACGAGGATGATGACGAGGCCATAGACATGGATGATTTCGAGGAGAGCGGCATGCTGGAGCTAGTCGATCCAGCCGTGGCTACAACCACTCGAAAACCCGAGGTGGAACCAAAGGCAGCTGGCACATCAGCGGGAGCAACGGCGGGTGGCGAAGCCAGCGGTGGCGGTGACTCGGCCGTGCTCCATACGCGCACCTACGACCTGCACATCAGCTACGACAAGTACTATCAGACGCCACGCCTCTGGGTGGTGGGGTACGATGAGCAGCGCAAACCCCTGACCGTGGAGCAGATGTACGAGGATGTATCCCAGGATCATGCCAAGAAGACGGTGACCATGGAGTCGCATCCGCATCTCCCGGGACCCAATATGGCCTCGGTGCATCCGTGTCGCCATGCGGACATCATGAAGAAGATCATACAGACGGTGGAGGAGGGCGGCGGCCAGCTGGGCGTGCATTTATATTTGATAATATTCCTGAAATTCGTTCAGACCGTTATCCCAACCATCGAATACGACTTTACGCAAAACTTTAACAtgtcttaa
- the Nufip gene encoding FMR1-interacting protein NUFIP1, which yields MDEKIQPKFVLPSPKFDKPNAPSTASHHYLTPSGMTLLPRAKQPPPMYGARGSTVPAKYLANETNHHSDVPAAPPVYKSPPRPEYCHTCGMMLANSQDMKLHLDKHEACPAGDCDFAALHNILEQHIEANHITGDYKKVKKVWTEVELAAWRAERRKRFPTAANVEQARLAKEQRMKRGERLEASKSRFGNHEDRQRTRPKSDHKDRVKPNKKKKRRGQRKPNEGKRREGTSNEVKEAEATATAEKKSIEEGAKDKQTNLFSGKFQGTGQMKDYKHFKDKIAKKDNALIGLLGMYGSDSEEESGTESEEMEEDIDEEAEDLKTPTECVQNESPDLEKSESSREIINKENTISPAIQNASNSGDISTPPASSSVNFTSKVQNEPEATSPAKEHNSSSDEAPDEEPFQRVTETIIQEDPPKPEPKEVPRPQLAPKRAAPKRVYGLNFKKARKTTQQNTLLSKLLESDIRHERNVLLQCVRHVCERNFFGIGQSKEPTKSDAAEAQMVPSCDKPEDKTSDL from the exons ATGGATGAAAAGATTCAGCCAAAATTTGTGCTGCCTTCGCCCAAGTTTGACAAGCCAAATGCTCCCAGCACGGCCTCACACCACTACCTGACCCCCAGTGGGATGACCCTGCTGCCAAGGGCCAAGCAACCGCCGCCCATGTACGGCGCACGAGGATCCACAGTGCCTGCCAAGTACCTGGCCAACGAAACG AATCACCACAGTGATGTGCCGGCCGCTCCACCTGTTTACAAGTCTCCACCGCGGCCCGAGTATTGTCACACCTGCGGCATGATGTTGGCCAATTCACAGGACATGAAGCTTCACCTGGACAAGCACGAAGCTTGTCCCGCCGGGGATTGTGATTTTGCTGCCCTCCACAACATCCTGGAACAGCATATAGAAGCTAATCACATTACGGGAGACTATAAAAAGGTGAAGAAGGTGTGGACGGAGGTTGAGCTGGCTGCTTGGCGGGCAGAACGAAGGAAAAG ATTTCCCACTGCCGCCAATGTGGAGCAAGCCAGgctggccaaggagcagcGTATGAAACGCGGTGAGCGCTTGGAGGCCTCCAAGTCTCGTTTTGGAAACCATGAAGATCGTCAGCGAACGCGGCCTAAAAGTGATCACAAGGATCGTGTCAAGCCcaacaaaaagaagaaaaggagGGGACAAAGAAAGCCAAATGAAGGGAAAAGGAGAGAAGGAACTAGTAATGAAGTTAAGGAAGCAGAAGCCACAGCTACTGCTGAGAAGAAGAGCATTGAAGAGGGAGCAAAAGACAAGCAAACGAATCTCTTTTCGGGCAAATTCCAGGGCACTGGACAAATGAAGGATTACAAGCACTTTAAGGataaaattgccaaaaaggATAATGCTTTGATAGGCCTGCTGGGAATGTACGGCTCAGACAGTGAAGAGGAAAGTGGGACAGAGAGTGAGGAAATGGAAGAGGATATAGATGAAGAGGCAGAAGATCTTAAAACTCCCACGGAATGCGTACAAAATGAAAGTCCAGATCTTGAAAAAAGCGAATCAAGCAGAGAAATAATTAACAAGGAAAATACAATTTCACCAGCCATCCAAAACGCTTCTAACTCGGGTGACATTTCAACTCCTCCAGCTTCATCTTCAGTAAATTTCACCTCTAAAGTCCAAAATGAACCCGAAGCAACTTCACCTGCTAAGGAGCACAATTCCTCTTCCGATGAGGCACCCGATGAAGAGCCTTTCCAACGCGTAACTGAAACCATAATCCAAGAAGATCCTCCCAAGCCGGAACCCAAGGAAGTACCTAGACCTCAACTTGCTCCCAAACGAGCTGCACCAAAGCGTGTTTATGGCTTGAACTTCAAGAAGGCTCGCAAGACAACGCAGCAGAATACCTTGTTATCCAAACTCCTAGAATCAGATATAAGACATGAGAGGAATGTCCTGTTGCAGTGCGTGCGTCATGTTTGTGAAAGGAATTTCTTTGGCATTGGGCAAAGTAAAGAACCCACGAAAAGTGATGCTGCGGAGGCTCAAATGGTTCCTAGTTGTGATAAACCAGAGGATAAAACCTCCgatttgtaa